The following coding sequences are from one Paenibacillus sp. JDR-2 window:
- a CDS encoding TetR/AcrR family transcriptional regulator yields MEHGDEEDVLKTLPRGVALAWGLVKESQRGPKRELSIDQIVAAAVELADKEGLQAVSMSRVASSLGFTAMSLYRYVQSKDDLLLLMQESVCKLPDRSDEEDADWREGMRQYVRDCIHVFLKHPWYADIPISGVPLTPNNLLFVDLALRPMRKLPLNDFEKMSTVLLLSNYARSTGQIQRDMVRAMEGGASPGSFSGLDYTKALKILVKEDHYPDLQPLIASGVYTEENPSDNPIGNDFDFGLERILDGIEHFLASKG; encoded by the coding sequence ATGGAGCATGGTGATGAGGAAGACGTATTAAAAACGTTGCCCCGGGGGGTTGCATTAGCTTGGGGGCTAGTGAAAGAATCGCAGAGGGGACCCAAACGCGAGCTATCCATTGATCAGATTGTAGCGGCTGCAGTTGAGCTTGCGGATAAGGAAGGACTTCAAGCTGTCTCGATGAGCCGGGTTGCGTCATCTTTGGGTTTTACGGCGATGTCGCTGTACCGCTATGTGCAAAGCAAAGACGATTTGCTGCTGCTTATGCAGGAGTCGGTCTGCAAGCTTCCGGATAGGTCGGACGAAGAAGACGCGGATTGGCGAGAGGGCATGCGGCAGTATGTACGGGATTGCATTCACGTATTTCTGAAGCATCCCTGGTATGCGGATATTCCGATATCGGGCGTACCCCTAACGCCTAATAATCTGCTGTTTGTGGATTTGGCTTTGCGGCCGATGCGGAAGCTTCCGCTTAATGACTTTGAGAAAATGTCTACCGTTCTGCTGTTGAGCAATTACGCGCGCTCCACCGGTCAAATTCAAAGGGACATGGTTCGGGCGATGGAAGGTGGGGCAAGTCCGGGCTCCTTCAGCGGACTCGATTATACGAAGGCGCTTAAGATTCTCGTGAAGGAGGATCATTATCCGGACTTGCAGCCGCTTATTGCATCCGGCGTATATACGGAGGAGAATCCGTCGGATAATCCGATCGGCAATGATTTCGATTTTGGCCTGGAACGGATTCTGGACGGGATTGAGCATTTTCTCGCTTCCAAAGGTTAG
- a CDS encoding DUF948 domain-containing protein, whose protein sequence is MDTFIQIIIAVITVAFVILMFFLIQTIKALTSTLNEVRNTVGELRTDVSEISGDVKEMIHNTTEMTLDVRTKLRSLDVVFATVHDIGQTLHSFTGVMKETAAGLVATVKNKAQREVYDSGTDRPSSGKVTGAITDGIISSLRIWRKLKQH, encoded by the coding sequence ATGGATACTTTCATTCAAATCATTATTGCCGTCATTACGGTTGCTTTCGTCATCCTGATGTTTTTCCTTATTCAGACCATCAAAGCGTTGACCTCAACCTTGAACGAAGTACGAAACACGGTCGGTGAGCTCCGAACCGACGTCTCCGAGATCAGCGGGGACGTGAAGGAAATGATTCATAACACCACTGAGATGACCCTTGATGTACGCACGAAGCTCCGTTCGCTGGATGTCGTATTCGCAACCGTGCATGACATCGGCCAGACCCTGCACAGCTTTACCGGCGTAATGAAGGAAACGGCTGCGGGTCTTGTTGCTACAGTCAAAAATAAAGCCCAGCGGGAAGTCTACGATAGCGGAACCGACCGGCCAAGCAGCGGGAAGGTTACTGGCGCAATAACAGACGGCATTATTTCCTCATTAAGGATTTGGAGAAAACTCAAACAACATTAA
- the pstC gene encoding phosphate ABC transporter permease subunit PstC — MKKSNDREVATPHLAEEWVGKVYTFICILFLIITIFSMVYFVASKGLSTFIVNGVNVKDLLTGLKWKPDGEPALFGALPFIFGSFSTSILAAIIAAPLGFCAAVFMIELSPKLGRTFMQPVIELLAGIPSVVYGFVGLSVIVPLFRNLFPGQGVGIAAGAIVLAFMILPTITTIATDALASLPAGLKEGSYALGATRWQTIYRIVLPTTLPAQMTGIVLGIARAFGEALAVQMVIGNAPHIPHSLFESTSTLTSAITLSMGNTAMGSVQNNALWSLALILMLMTFVFVFIIRWLEGRKKL, encoded by the coding sequence ATGAAGAAGTCTAATGATCGGGAAGTAGCCACGCCGCATCTTGCGGAGGAATGGGTTGGCAAAGTATATACATTCATCTGCATCTTGTTTCTTATCATCACCATTTTTTCGATGGTTTACTTCGTCGCTTCAAAGGGACTTAGCACCTTTATCGTAAACGGCGTAAACGTAAAGGATTTGTTAACAGGACTCAAATGGAAACCGGATGGCGAACCGGCGTTGTTTGGCGCCTTGCCATTTATTTTCGGTTCGTTCAGCACATCGATTCTTGCTGCTATCATTGCTGCTCCACTCGGGTTTTGCGCGGCAGTATTTATGATTGAGCTCTCTCCGAAGTTGGGCCGGACATTTATGCAGCCGGTTATCGAACTGCTTGCAGGTATTCCTTCCGTTGTATACGGATTTGTTGGTTTAAGCGTTATCGTTCCATTATTCCGCAACCTGTTCCCTGGCCAAGGCGTCGGGATCGCAGCAGGCGCTATTGTGCTCGCCTTTATGATTTTACCTACAATTACGACTATAGCAACGGATGCGCTGGCTTCCCTGCCCGCGGGCCTGAAGGAAGGCTCCTACGCACTTGGCGCAACCCGTTGGCAAACGATATATCGCATTGTCCTGCCTACTACGCTTCCCGCGCAAATGACAGGTATCGTACTTGGTATTGCGAGAGCATTTGGCGAAGCCTTAGCCGTGCAAATGGTTATCGGCAACGCGCCGCATATCCCGCATTCCCTATTCGAATCGACTTCAACGCTGACCAGCGCCATTACGCTTAGCATGGGCAATACGGCGATGGGCTCCGTTCAAAATAACGCCTTGTGGTCGCTTGCATTAATTCTGATGCTTATGACCTTTGTATTCGTCTTTATCATTCGCTGGCTGGAAGGAAGGAAGAAGCTATGA
- the rsbW gene encoding anti-sigma B factor RsbW, protein MMKPWTSLTIPAKAEYIDIVRLTLSGLAAKEGFSYEEIEDMKVAVTEACSNVVLHAYNGGEFGIIEVIFEAEEDSFQIRVKDSGTSFHYEPTVIAHASLHEKPLIDANVGGLGLFLMQALMDQVEVRSELGTEVILTKRFGRKEEMA, encoded by the coding sequence ATGATGAAACCATGGACTAGCTTAACTATACCGGCGAAAGCCGAATATATTGATATCGTGCGGCTGACCCTGTCGGGGCTGGCCGCTAAGGAAGGCTTTTCTTACGAAGAAATTGAAGATATGAAGGTAGCCGTTACGGAGGCATGCAGCAACGTTGTTCTGCATGCCTATAACGGAGGGGAATTCGGTATCATTGAAGTCATCTTTGAAGCAGAGGAAGACTCCTTTCAAATCCGGGTCAAGGATTCCGGGACCAGCTTTCATTACGAGCCAACCGTTATTGCACATGCTTCCCTGCACGAAAAGCCGTTAATCGACGCGAATGTGGGAGGTCTCGGTCTTTTTCTGATGCAGGCTTTGATGGATCAGGTAGAGGTCCGCTCGGAATTAGGCACCGAGGTGATTCTAACCAAGCGATTTGGTAGGAAAGAGGAGATGGCATGA
- a CDS encoding ABC transporter permease, which produces MIASTKPAKPASMLTTNLVFIGRSLRHSLRNTEALMMAIMLPVMLMLLFTYVFGGAIDSGGDYVNYVVPGIILLCAGFGSSSTAVDVSNDMTNGIIDRFRTMPIKSLSVVTGHVAASLARNLFATAVVIGVALLVGFRPNASFMEWVLAIAVITLFILTFTWLFAAIGLVAGSPAAASGYGFALLFLPYLSSAFVPTDTMPSWLQGVANHQPITPVIETIRGLLTGTPLDNSAWWAVGWCLLILMLAFVWSIFSFRKKAGRR; this is translated from the coding sequence ATGATCGCTTCAACTAAACCTGCAAAACCGGCATCGATGCTGACAACCAACCTTGTCTTCATCGGCCGCAGTCTTCGTCACAGCCTGCGTAACACGGAGGCTCTGATGATGGCGATTATGCTCCCTGTTATGCTGATGCTTCTGTTTACTTACGTCTTTGGAGGTGCAATCGATTCCGGCGGGGATTATGTGAATTACGTGGTCCCGGGCATTATTTTGCTCTGCGCGGGGTTTGGCTCTTCGAGCACAGCCGTTGATGTATCCAACGATATGACCAATGGCATTATCGACCGGTTCCGGACGATGCCGATCAAGAGCCTCAGCGTTGTGACCGGTCATGTCGCAGCTAGTCTCGCCCGTAATTTATTTGCAACCGCCGTTGTTATTGGAGTCGCCTTGCTTGTCGGTTTCCGTCCAAACGCCAGCTTTATGGAATGGGTGCTTGCGATTGCCGTCATCACCTTGTTTATATTAACCTTCACCTGGTTATTTGCAGCTATCGGCCTAGTAGCGGGAAGTCCGGCCGCAGCAAGCGGCTACGGCTTTGCGCTTCTGTTCCTCCCTTATCTGTCCAGCGCTTTTGTCCCAACGGATACGATGCCCTCGTGGCTTCAAGGCGTTGCCAATCATCAGCCGATAACGCCGGTGATCGAGACAATCCGCGGACTTCTGACGGGTACGCCGCTGGATAACAGCGCATGGTGGGCAGTCGGTTGGTGCCTGCTAATCTTGATGCTTGCATTCGTCTGGAGCATCTTCTCCTTCCGCAAAAAAGCCGGACGCCGTTAA
- a CDS encoding YtxH domain-containing protein, which yields MPKENTGSGLLVGTIVGTAVGAVGALLLAPKTGVQLREDISNKFQAISQRTQELASTAKDKTKDVLSSVREEASDLTDRAKKSNEHVMDAFSSAKDDMKDKMRSTTN from the coding sequence ATGCCAAAGGAAAACACAGGTAGCGGTCTGCTGGTAGGTACAATTGTCGGGACAGCGGTAGGTGCTGTAGGGGCGCTTCTGCTTGCGCCGAAAACAGGTGTGCAGCTGAGGGAAGATATCTCGAATAAGTTCCAGGCAATCAGCCAGCGTACTCAGGAACTTGCTTCTACGGCGAAGGACAAAACAAAGGATGTTCTGTCCAGCGTCAGGGAAGAGGCATCGGATTTGACGGATAGGGCGAAGAAGTCCAATGAGCATGTCATGGATGCTTTCAGTTCTGCCAAAGACGATATGAAAGACAAGATGAGATCCACTACAAACTAA
- a CDS encoding acetylornithine deacetylase — protein MKEAELKHVLDQVESRQDELFALLAELVAFPTVSPPARNTMGAQTFMKEQLHSLGFEAELWEVYPGDPNVTAVRRGTESGSYKSLLLNGHVDVAEVGDSKDWSVQPFQLTLNNGRAYGRGTADMKGGLAALLFAIKLLTEAGVELKGDLFFQSVIGEEAGEAGTRACMERGCEADFAIVADTSHLAVQGQGGVITGWVTVQSPVTHHDAMRSRMIHAGGGLHGASAIEKMAKLIAGLQQLERHWAVTKSYPGFPPGSNTINPAVIEGGRHAAFVADRCSLWITVHFYPDEDYESVAAEIEDHLMHVAQGDPWLRNHPPTFRWGGRSMIEERGEIFPSLEIDRGSDGPKALLTTHQAVLNREAEVGMTPTVTDAGWIGRSGIPTVIYGPGELSEAHGVDESLDLGELIEYTKVMAVFIADWCNRKKA, from the coding sequence ATGAAGGAAGCTGAACTGAAGCATGTACTTGATCAGGTGGAGAGCCGGCAGGACGAGTTATTCGCATTGCTCGCTGAATTGGTCGCTTTCCCGACAGTTAGCCCTCCGGCACGCAACACGATGGGGGCGCAGACGTTTATGAAGGAACAACTGCATAGCCTTGGCTTTGAAGCAGAACTGTGGGAGGTCTACCCGGGTGATCCGAACGTAACCGCGGTTAGACGAGGTACCGAGAGCGGCTCTTACAAAAGCTTGCTTCTGAACGGTCACGTGGACGTAGCGGAGGTAGGGGACAGCAAGGACTGGTCCGTCCAGCCGTTTCAATTAACGCTTAACAATGGACGTGCATATGGCCGCGGAACTGCCGATATGAAAGGCGGTCTTGCTGCTTTGTTGTTCGCCATCAAGCTGCTGACGGAAGCCGGAGTCGAGCTTAAGGGGGATTTGTTTTTCCAATCGGTTATTGGGGAGGAGGCCGGAGAGGCTGGCACTAGAGCCTGTATGGAGCGCGGCTGCGAAGCGGATTTCGCCATTGTCGCGGATACGAGCCATCTGGCGGTTCAAGGACAGGGAGGCGTTATTACCGGCTGGGTTACGGTGCAAAGCCCGGTTACCCATCATGATGCTATGCGCTCCCGGATGATTCATGCGGGAGGAGGGCTGCATGGGGCAAGCGCGATTGAGAAGATGGCGAAGCTTATTGCCGGACTGCAGCAGCTTGAGAGGCATTGGGCGGTAACGAAGTCTTATCCGGGATTTCCGCCAGGCTCTAATACGATCAATCCGGCAGTAATTGAAGGGGGACGCCACGCCGCGTTTGTTGCGGACCGCTGCTCGCTCTGGATTACGGTTCATTTTTACCCGGATGAAGATTATGAATCGGTAGCCGCAGAAATTGAGGATCATCTGATGCATGTGGCGCAGGGTGATCCATGGCTTAGGAATCATCCTCCAACGTTCCGCTGGGGCGGCAGATCGATGATCGAGGAGCGGGGAGAAATTTTTCCTTCATTAGAGATTGATCGAGGCAGTGATGGGCCGAAGGCATTACTAACGACTCACCAGGCTGTTCTGAACCGCGAGGCGGAGGTCGGGATGACTCCAACGGTTACGGATGCAGGCTGGATCGGACGGTCAGGAATCCCGACGGTTATATATGGGCCGGGGGAGTTAAGCGAGGCTCATGGCGTAGACGAAAGCCTTGATCTTGGAGAGCTTATTGAATACACGAAGGTTATGGCCGTTTTTATCGCTGACTGGTGCAACAGGAAAAAGGCATAA
- a CDS encoding phosphate ABC transporter substrate-binding protein, with protein MKKSLIVTMALTLSLSLAACGNNNANNGAKNGNAAATNNATTNNTASVSGSILAAGSTALQPLVDQVSKEFMDKNSGVSIQVQGGGSGTGLTQVSEGQAQIGNSDVFAEEKLDADKAAELVDHQVAVVAMAAVTNKDVGVDTLTKQQLVDIFTGKVTNWKDVGGKDAKIQIVNRPSSSGTRATFEKFALGTKTEDLQGSIQEDASGTVKKLVSETPGAIGYLALSYLDDSIAAVKYEGVEANVDNVANGTYPVWAYEHMYTKGEPDAATKAFLDYMVSEDVQGDQGDVVEMGYIPVSKMEVKRDAQGAVTK; from the coding sequence ATGAAAAAATCTCTGATCGTCACTATGGCACTGACATTGTCCTTATCGCTCGCAGCTTGCGGCAATAACAATGCAAACAACGGTGCAAAAAATGGTAATGCTGCCGCTACAAACAATGCAACAACAAATAACACAGCTTCCGTATCCGGTTCGATTCTGGCAGCAGGATCTACAGCTCTTCAACCGCTGGTTGACCAAGTATCCAAAGAGTTCATGGACAAAAACTCCGGCGTATCGATTCAAGTTCAAGGCGGCGGCAGCGGTACTGGTCTGACGCAAGTATCGGAGGGCCAAGCCCAAATCGGCAACTCCGACGTATTCGCTGAAGAGAAGCTTGATGCCGACAAAGCAGCTGAACTGGTTGACCATCAAGTAGCTGTAGTCGCTATGGCTGCCGTAACAAACAAAGACGTTGGCGTTGACACTCTGACTAAACAACAACTGGTTGATATCTTCACTGGCAAAGTAACGAACTGGAAAGACGTTGGCGGTAAAGACGCGAAAATCCAAATCGTTAACCGTCCTTCAAGCTCCGGTACTCGCGCTACTTTCGAGAAATTCGCTCTTGGCACTAAAACAGAAGACCTTCAAGGTTCGATCCAAGAAGATGCTTCCGGTACGGTTAAGAAGCTCGTAAGCGAAACTCCTGGCGCTATCGGTTACCTGGCTCTGTCCTACCTGGACGATTCGATCGCAGCTGTTAAGTACGAAGGCGTTGAAGCAAATGTAGACAACGTAGCTAACGGCACTTACCCGGTATGGGCTTACGAGCACATGTATACAAAAGGCGAGCCTGATGCAGCTACTAAAGCATTCCTCGACTACATGGTATCCGAAGATGTTCAAGGCGACCAAGGCGACGTAGTAGAAATGGGCTACATTCCAGTAAGCAAAATGGAAGTTAAACGCGATGCTCAAGGCGCAGTAACGAAATAA
- a CDS encoding DinB family protein gives MTNINEFIAGWKSHRNVLHDMLADATTEQLSYKPWEKGMSLAELVLHITGAMDMFAKTVQNGVYTPGAKPAAPSTIEELKITVATATEQTEAVLRSLTPEQLAAPIDFFGNSLPGLVLLQNAKDHEIHHKGQLFVYLRLVGIEKLPFFVSKG, from the coding sequence ATGACGAACATCAATGAGTTTATTGCCGGTTGGAAAAGCCACCGTAACGTCCTGCACGATATGCTGGCGGATGCAACAACAGAACAGCTGTCCTACAAGCCGTGGGAGAAAGGGATGTCGCTGGCAGAGCTGGTTCTACATATTACCGGTGCGATGGATATGTTCGCGAAGACGGTACAAAACGGCGTTTACACGCCAGGCGCGAAACCGGCTGCACCTTCAACAATCGAGGAACTGAAGATAACCGTAGCGACAGCAACGGAACAGACGGAGGCCGTTCTTCGTTCCCTTACGCCGGAACAGCTTGCAGCGCCAATCGATTTCTTCGGCAACTCGCTTCCGGGCCTCGTTCTGCTGCAAAATGCCAAAGACCACGAGATTCATCATAAAGGCCAGCTGTTTGTCTATTTGCGCTTGGTTGGCATCGAGAAGCTGCCGTTTTTCGTAAGCAAGGGTTAG
- a CDS encoding sigma-70 family RNA polymerase sigma factor has protein sequence MKSQSSCLDQQQIADLLQRYKEMSCNDAATALLQHFESLVRMAVSKISRNRPDLYEDLYQVGQMSMLRLFKQYDSDKGVPFEGYAMKSVIGQLKNYLRDKSWYIQVPRNMKEKGLLIQKAIDELTTKLERSPKMDEIAAYLGLSVEETIEVLSSRESYQYVSLDTPLSSEGDSATIGDVISDHSDKYSHVDNQIALSDAMAQLKEEERKVLVLVYQHGQSQREIADQLGVSQMSVSRFQKRALDKLRQLLHPPQSEGG, from the coding sequence ATGAAATCACAATCATCCTGCCTGGATCAGCAGCAGATTGCTGATCTGCTTCAAAGATATAAGGAAATGAGCTGCAATGATGCCGCAACGGCATTGTTGCAGCATTTTGAATCATTGGTTCGGATGGCCGTGTCAAAAATTTCGAGAAACCGCCCCGATCTCTACGAGGATCTGTATCAGGTCGGCCAAATGTCCATGCTGCGACTGTTCAAGCAGTATGACAGCGACAAAGGCGTTCCTTTCGAAGGCTACGCCATGAAAAGCGTCATTGGCCAGCTTAAAAATTATTTGCGCGACAAATCCTGGTACATACAAGTGCCTCGTAATATGAAGGAAAAAGGCTTACTCATCCAAAAAGCAATCGATGAGCTGACGACCAAGCTAGAACGCTCCCCCAAGATGGACGAGATTGCCGCATATTTGGGATTATCGGTGGAGGAGACGATCGAGGTCCTGTCCTCCCGCGAATCCTATCAATATGTCTCGCTTGACACCCCGCTCTCCAGCGAAGGCGATAGTGCGACAATTGGCGATGTCATAAGCGATCACAGCGATAAATACAGCCATGTCGATAACCAGATCGCTCTTAGCGATGCCATGGCGCAGCTTAAAGAAGAAGAACGCAAAGTGCTCGTTCTCGTCTATCAGCATGGTCAATCCCAGCGGGAAATAGCCGATCAGCTTGGCGTATCCCAAATGAGCGTATCCCGCTTCCAGAAGCGCGCGCTTGATAAATTAAGACAGCTCCTTCACCCGCCGCAAAGCGAAGGAGGCTGA
- the pstA gene encoding phosphate ABC transporter permease PstA: protein MSAKTVDKIATGIIIFITGLIALALLGLLGYILFRGLGHISWHFLTSPPETIRKGGGIGPQLFNSLFLLVLTMIITVPLGIGAGIYMSEYAKAGKITSAIRLVVEVLSSFPSIIVGLFGLLVIVNKFNLGFSLLSGAIALTIFNLPLMVRITEQGLRSVPLQQKEASLALGISKWKTIRSVQLPIALPIVLSGSILAAGRIFGEAAALLFTAGMSSPRLDFSDWNPLHTASPLNPMRPAETLAVHIWKVNSEGLAPDATQIAAGASAVLIITVLLFNLGARALGRYMHNRFTASK from the coding sequence ATGAGTGCCAAAACAGTAGATAAAATCGCAACCGGCATTATTATTTTCATCACGGGCTTAATCGCTCTCGCCCTGCTCGGACTTTTGGGCTACATTTTGTTCCGTGGACTTGGCCATATCAGCTGGCACTTCCTGACTTCCCCGCCGGAAACCATCCGCAAAGGCGGCGGTATTGGTCCACAGCTCTTCAACTCGCTGTTCCTGCTAGTACTTACGATGATTATTACCGTGCCGCTTGGCATCGGCGCAGGTATTTATATGAGCGAATACGCAAAAGCAGGCAAAATCACTTCCGCGATTCGTCTGGTCGTCGAAGTATTGTCTTCCTTCCCTTCGATTATCGTTGGTTTGTTCGGCCTTCTTGTCATCGTTAATAAATTCAACCTGGGCTTCTCCCTGCTATCCGGCGCAATCGCGCTGACGATCTTTAACCTGCCGCTGATGGTGCGGATTACCGAGCAAGGTCTCCGCAGCGTACCGCTTCAGCAGAAGGAAGCAAGTCTTGCGCTTGGTATTTCCAAATGGAAAACCATCCGCTCGGTTCAGCTTCCGATTGCCCTGCCAATCGTGCTTTCCGGTTCGATTCTGGCCGCCGGCCGGATCTTCGGCGAAGCAGCAGCGCTTCTGTTCACCGCCGGCATGAGCAGCCCGCGTCTTGATTTCTCAGACTGGAATCCGCTCCATACCGCTTCGCCGCTTAACCCTATGCGTCCGGCCGAAACTCTCGCCGTTCACATCTGGAAGGTGAACTCGGAAGGTCTTGCACCCGATGCTACGCAAATCGCGGCAGGCGCTTCGGCCGTGCTGATCATTACGGTACTGCTTTTCAACCTTGGCGCAAGAGCGCTTGGACGTTATATGCATAATAGATTCACGGCTTCGAAATAG
- a CDS encoding ATP-binding cassette domain-containing protein — MKSMAIEVSGLRKSFGKQTVLNGLDLSVPAGSVFALLGPNGAGKTTLIHILSTLIAPDGGKVLVGGCNVQTEQELVKQHISLTGQFAAVDEVLSAEENLRMIGRLSGLSSAQSRTRTEELLTAFDLVDAAKKRVKTYSGGMRRRLDLAISLVVDRPVIFLDEPTTGLDTVSRRALWDIISELASQGRTIFLTTQYLEEADQLADQIAVINGGRIVATGSAEQLKAHVGGEVIELLNGHDEVIHTLPTTGSIQDISRTLNDLVHSVPPGTRVNIRRPSLDDVFVSLTTNGKEVQHV; from the coding sequence GTGAAATCAATGGCGATTGAAGTATCGGGTCTCCGTAAAAGCTTCGGGAAACAAACCGTATTAAACGGACTTGACCTGTCCGTACCGGCCGGATCCGTCTTTGCTCTGCTCGGTCCTAACGGCGCAGGCAAAACAACTCTGATTCATATTTTGTCTACGTTAATTGCACCCGATGGCGGAAAGGTTTTAGTTGGAGGTTGCAATGTCCAGACCGAGCAGGAGCTGGTCAAGCAACATATCAGCCTCACCGGCCAGTTCGCCGCTGTGGATGAAGTCTTGTCCGCCGAAGAAAATTTGCGCATGATCGGCAGGCTGTCGGGGCTTTCTTCGGCACAGTCCCGAACGCGTACGGAAGAGCTGTTAACGGCATTTGATCTTGTTGACGCTGCAAAGAAACGTGTAAAAACCTATTCGGGAGGCATGCGCCGAAGACTGGACCTAGCCATCAGCCTTGTGGTCGACCGCCCCGTTATCTTTCTGGATGAACCAACTACCGGTCTGGATACCGTCAGCCGGCGGGCATTGTGGGATATTATTAGCGAACTGGCAAGTCAAGGCAGAACGATCTTTCTGACTACGCAATATTTGGAGGAAGCCGATCAGCTGGCCGATCAGATTGCCGTCATTAATGGCGGCCGGATCGTAGCGACCGGCAGTGCCGAACAATTAAAGGCACATGTCGGAGGAGAGGTTATTGAATTACTAAACGGCCATGATGAGGTTATTCATACGCTGCCTACAACCGGCAGCATTCAAGATATTAGCCGGACGCTGAATGATCTTGTTCATTCGGTTCCGCCAGGGACGCGGGTCAATATCCGCCGACCTAGCTTGGACGATGTTTTTGTTTCCTTAACAACTAACGGGAAAGAGGTGCAGCACGTATGA
- the pstB gene encoding phosphate ABC transporter ATP-binding protein PstB, whose protein sequence is MTEIALAAKQLNVHYGEKHAVHDVSLDFAEKEVTALIGPSGCGKSTFLRSLNRMNDLIPSCRVTGDIWLKEQKISGTETDVVALRKKIGMVWQRPNPFHKSIYENIAFGPRYHGIKNKKQLDELVEQSLRKAAIWEETKDRLHKSALALSGGQQQRLCIARTIAVRPDVILMDEPASALDPISTSKIEELISELKQDYSIVIVTHNMHQAARVSDKTAFFLNGHVVEYDKTETIFTNPTHQRTNDYITGRFG, encoded by the coding sequence ATGACAGAAATCGCATTGGCCGCCAAACAATTGAATGTTCACTACGGAGAAAAGCATGCCGTTCATGACGTCTCGCTTGATTTCGCCGAAAAAGAAGTCACTGCCTTAATTGGTCCTTCCGGCTGCGGCAAATCAACCTTCCTCAGAAGCTTGAATCGGATGAACGATCTGATCCCGTCTTGCCGTGTTACCGGTGATATCTGGCTGAAAGAGCAGAAGATCAGCGGCACGGAAACGGATGTCGTAGCACTTCGCAAAAAAATCGGAATGGTATGGCAGCGTCCTAACCCGTTCCACAAATCGATTTACGAGAATATCGCTTTTGGCCCCCGTTATCACGGCATTAAGAACAAGAAGCAGCTGGATGAGCTTGTTGAACAATCCCTGCGGAAAGCCGCGATCTGGGAAGAAACCAAAGACCGTCTTCACAAATCCGCTTTGGCTTTATCCGGCGGACAGCAGCAGCGTCTTTGTATTGCACGCACGATTGCGGTTAGACCGGATGTCATTCTGATGGACGAACCCGCTTCCGCGCTTGATCCGATCTCGACCTCCAAGATCGAAGAGCTGATCTCGGAGCTGAAGCAGGATTACAGCATCGTTATCGTTACCCATAACATGCATCAGGCAGCGCGCGTATCCGACAAAACCGCCTTCTTCCTGAACGGTCATGTGGTTGAATACGATAAAACGGAAACGATTTTCACTAATCCTACGCATCAACGGACTAATGACTACATTACTGGCCGTTTCGGTTAA